Proteins from one Romboutsia sp. CE17 genomic window:
- a CDS encoding MATE family efflux transporter yields the protein MNDTFQGKVNPLGEEPIVRLIGKFAIPSIISMLVNAAYNITDQIFIGHVVGMLGNAATNVAFPVVTLTTAFAQLIGIGTASNFNISLGAKREEEAKRFVGTGLTLMSILGIVIMFIVLLFKTPILMLCGATENVLSYSQLYLGITAIGIPFLLFTTSASNLIRADGSPSYSMMCTLVGAILNVFLDWLFMFVFKWGIQGAAVATIIGQIVSFILCIGYFLKFKTFKIKMKMLGLRLKYVIKIIKFGTSNFINLSIMMVVNIVMNNTLTHYGALSIYGSDIPLAVSGVIAKLNSILAAFAVGLSQGCQPILGFNMGAKNYDRVKETYKKAVSFALVISVLAFLSFQLFPRQITSIFGTGDELYFQFAERYLRIFMMMTCIYGIQPLSVNYFTGIGNVRQGIVISLSRQGFFLLPLLFVLPMIFGIDGVLYAGPIADFMACVLSLTLVFRNFKKLTLTEGVEVSSCN from the coding sequence ATGAATGACACATTTCAAGGAAAGGTAAATCCCCTTGGGGAAGAGCCTATTGTAAGACTGATTGGTAAGTTTGCCATTCCATCTATTATCAGTATGTTGGTTAATGCAGCTTACAATATAACAGATCAAATTTTTATCGGTCATGTTGTCGGTATGCTTGGAAATGCAGCTACTAATGTTGCCTTTCCAGTAGTTACCCTTACTACGGCATTTGCACAATTAATTGGTATAGGTACGGCATCAAACTTTAACATTAGCCTTGGTGCAAAAAGGGAAGAGGAAGCAAAGCGATTTGTTGGTACAGGGCTTACGCTTATGTCAATTTTGGGTATTGTAATTATGTTTATCGTTCTATTATTCAAAACACCTATACTTATGCTATGTGGTGCAACAGAGAATGTACTTTCCTATTCGCAGCTTTATTTGGGTATCACAGCTATTGGGATTCCGTTTTTACTTTTTACAACATCTGCAAGTAATTTAATTCGTGCTGATGGAAGCCCGTCATATTCTATGATGTGTACCTTAGTAGGAGCAATACTGAATGTATTTTTAGACTGGTTATTTATGTTTGTTTTCAAATGGGGAATTCAAGGTGCAGCAGTAGCTACAATTATAGGTCAGATTGTTTCATTTATACTTTGTATAGGTTATTTTTTAAAGTTTAAGACTTTTAAAATCAAGATGAAGATGCTAGGTTTACGCTTAAAATACGTAATTAAAATTATAAAGTTCGGAACATCAAACTTTATCAATCTTTCAATTATGATGGTAGTAAATATAGTTATGAATAATACCCTTACTCATTATGGGGCATTATCGATTTATGGAAGTGATATTCCTTTGGCTGTATCTGGTGTCATTGCTAAACTAAACAGCATATTGGCTGCCTTTGCAGTTGGTCTATCTCAGGGATGCCAACCGATTTTAGGATTCAATATGGGTGCAAAGAATTATGATAGAGTGAAAGAAACTTACAAAAAAGCAGTTTCTTTTGCACTAGTAATTAGTGTATTAGCATTTTTATCATTCCAGTTATTCCCAAGACAGATTACGAGTATATTTGGTACGGGAGATGAACTTTACTTCCAGTTTGCAGAACGCTATTTACGTATTTTTATGATGATGACATGTATCTATGGTATACAACCATTATCTGTGAACTACTTTACAGGTATTGGGAATGTGAGACAAGGAATAGTTATTTCTCTATCAAGACAAGGATTTTTCTTACTTCCATTGTTATTTGTTCTACCTATGATATTCGGTATTGACGGGGTGTTATATGCAGGGCCTATTGCAGACTTTATGGCATGTGTGTTGTCGTTAACATTAGTCTTTAGAAACTTTAAGAAGCTAACACTTACTGAGGGAGTAGAAGTAAGTTCTTGCAATTAA
- a CDS encoding MarR family winged helix-turn-helix transcriptional regulator, with translation MSKYNLSAAEQPFFMALQHHEGVTQEELTAIVCVDKAATARAIKSLEKKGYLIRIQDKKDRRQNRIYPTDITKQLGSAVRSELLHFNDMLTQGIDPESLDLIYSALIKIEENFAHISNKKSEEIEQGGQRGELNE, from the coding sequence TTGAGCAAATATAATCTTTCTGCTGCAGAGCAACCTTTTTTTATGGCACTACAGCACCATGAAGGTGTAACACAAGAAGAACTCACAGCTATTGTATGTGTAGATAAAGCGGCAACTGCTCGTGCAATAAAATCTTTAGAAAAAAAAGGATATCTGATACGAATACAGGATAAAAAAGACCGACGTCAGAATAGGATTTATCCAACAGATATAACAAAGCAGTTAGGATCAGCCGTAAGAAGTGAACTTCTTCACTTTAATGATATGCTAACACAAGGGATTGACCCAGAAAGCTTAGATTTAATTTATTCGGCATTAATAAAAATTGAAGAGAACTTTGCTCATATTTCAAATAAGAAAAGTGAAGAAATAGAGCAAGGAGGACAGAGAGGTGAATTAAATGAATGA
- a CDS encoding Crp/Fnr family transcriptional regulator: MNDLSYYLDICPDFIKKQFIDIEFNTFDKILKQNDTPSFVYIIKKGKVKVYSLAPTQVKYLERIYCEYNLFGELEVFVNKPILNYVEAMEHCEAVKIPKSAFLEWIKYDSDFSLYIHVQLSTKMYHTSVNSKTNVAYPLKARIIFFIWSFLDDHKVDTVHKDILVEGVGSNIRSINRIIKELVNENLIEYNKGFIKVKDMDKLVDKIFPLITIY, translated from the coding sequence ATGAACGACTTATCTTATTATTTAGACATTTGTCCTGACTTTATAAAAAAACAATTTATAGATATAGAGTTTAATACTTTTGATAAAATTCTTAAACAAAATGATACTCCTTCTTTTGTATATATTATAAAAAAAGGAAAGGTTAAAGTTTATTCCTTGGCACCTACTCAGGTGAAATATTTAGAGAGAATTTATTGTGAATATAATCTCTTTGGTGAGTTGGAGGTATTTGTCAATAAGCCAATCCTAAACTATGTTGAAGCTATGGAACATTGTGAAGCTGTAAAAATTCCTAAAAGTGCTTTTCTGGAGTGGATTAAGTACGACAGTGATTTTTCCTTATATATACATGTTCAACTTTCTACTAAAATGTATCATACTTCTGTCAATAGCAAGACAAATGTGGCTTATCCTCTCAAAGCTAGAATTATCTTCTTTATATGGAGTTTTCTAGATGATCATAAAGTAGATACTGTTCACAAAGACATATTGGTAGAAGGTGTAGGCTCTAATATCAGAAGTATTAATAGGATTATCAAAGAGTTGGTAAATGAAAACCTTATTGAATATAATAAAGGATTTATAAAAGTCAAAGATATGGATAAGCTAGTTGATAAAATCTTCCCATTAATTACAATATATTAA
- a CDS encoding cytidine deaminase produces the protein MINRKLLIEKAFEAQKFCYTPYSKFNVGAALLCDNGDIYTGCNIENAAYTPTNCAERTAFFKAISEGQKNFTAIAVVGNKEGLNPGEGDFCAPCAVCRQVMAEFCDLKTFKVIIAKSTEEYLEYSLEEILPLAFTGKDLDK, from the coding sequence ATGATAAATAGAAAATTACTAATCGAAAAAGCTTTTGAAGCACAAAAATTTTGCTACACACCTTACTCTAAATTCAATGTAGGTGCAGCATTACTTTGCGATAATGGAGATATATACACAGGATGTAATATAGAAAATGCAGCTTATACACCAACAAACTGTGCTGAGAGAACAGCTTTCTTCAAAGCAATTTCTGAAGGTCAAAAGAACTTCACAGCCATTGCTGTTGTAGGAAACAAAGAAGGATTAAATCCAGGAGAAGGTGATTTCTGTGCTCCTTGTGCTGTGTGTAGACAAGTCATGGCTGAGTTTTGCGATTTAAAAACTTTCAAAGTTATAATTGCAAAAAGTACTGAAGAATACTTAGAATATTCATTAGAAGAAATTTTACCTCTTGCATTTACTGGCAAGGATTTAGATAAATAA
- a CDS encoding S41 family peptidase: MRKLISMILISIMCISLVSCNDTEVKETGEITKVKQLTKKEKIKDFEYMFKTIEEAYPFLEVNKRVNNVDWVANKEEYLEKIKNTTNDEEFIGAINQILSELNNDHTHLVNSKELYEYFKSGYNQTGWYDFFDDEKVVSRYNSMKGNIENTKNTMVKKDVIVKDVVDKKVGYIYLPQMYGVYGDITEKDIESDMKIIGDYIDTLENHKALIIDIRGNSGGSDAYWRSVVSKIVSDDIENKGYLAFRSDSKIMKDYLDKRNIIVDSIENLPKDLLENAPREVMTDFSEFMESKVVIESDNNSKFEGNIYLLVDGMVYSSSESFAIFCKDSGFATLIGERTGGDGGGIDPILFDLENSGLIVRMASDMYLTGQGICNEEFKTTPDYKISNVTRTENFEDDKCIQKVLELENINLTKESE; the protein is encoded by the coding sequence ATGAGAAAACTAATATCAATGATACTTATATCGATAATGTGTATAAGTTTAGTATCATGTAATGATACAGAAGTTAAAGAAACAGGGGAGATTACGAAAGTTAAACAATTAACTAAAAAAGAAAAGATAAAAGATTTTGAATATATGTTTAAAACTATAGAAGAAGCATATCCATTTTTAGAGGTAAACAAAAGAGTAAATAATGTAGATTGGGTAGCTAATAAAGAAGAGTATTTAGAGAAAATAAAAAATACTACAAATGACGAAGAATTTATAGGAGCAATTAATCAAATATTAAGTGAGTTAAACAATGATCACACTCATCTTGTAAATAGCAAGGAACTATATGAGTATTTCAAGAGTGGATATAATCAAACTGGATGGTATGATTTTTTTGATGATGAAAAAGTAGTAAGTAGATATAATTCTATGAAAGGAAATATTGAAAATACTAAAAACACTATGGTAAAAAAAGATGTAATTGTAAAGGATGTAGTAGATAAAAAAGTAGGATATATATACTTGCCACAAATGTATGGTGTATATGGAGACATAACAGAAAAAGATATTGAATCTGATATGAAGATAATAGGTGATTATATAGATACATTAGAAAATCATAAAGCATTAATTATAGATATAAGAGGAAATTCTGGTGGATCTGATGCGTATTGGAGAAGTGTAGTCTCTAAAATCGTATCAGATGATATAGAAAACAAAGGATATTTGGCTTTCAGAAGTGATAGTAAAATTATGAAAGATTATCTAGATAAAAGAAATATTATAGTAGACTCAATAGAGAATTTACCTAAAGATTTATTAGAAAATGCACCAAGAGAAGTTATGACTGATTTTAGTGAATTTATGGAATCTAAAGTAGTTATAGAAAGTGATAATAATTCTAAATTTGAAGGAAATATATACCTTTTAGTCGATGGTATGGTATATTCATCATCTGAATCATTTGCAATATTTTGCAAAGATAGTGGATTTGCAACTTTAATCGGAGAAAGAACAGGTGGAGATGGGGGAGGAATAGACCCTATATTATTTGATTTAGAGAACAGTGGTCTTATAGTTAGGATGGCTAGTGATATGTATCTAACAGGTCAAGGAATATGTAATGAAGAGTTTAAAACTACACCAGATTATAAGATTAGCAACGTAACTAGAACTGAAAATTTTGAAGATGATAAATGTATTCAAAAGGTATTGGAATTAGAAAATATTAATTTAACAAAAGAAAGCGAGTAA
- a CDS encoding DUF4179 domain-containing protein: MKNKYELFNEINMQDEDYENYKLSQMEKDNIFINVSKNIKLEKNIRNKKYSKIAIVIILCLSISNVALNNGKVWALVESIGKQIESYLGKKENEYTGYKISVNQVSEDKGIKLSLHEVLLDDGNILLSMNLDHSNFDESGLKKGLYLNKNYYLPTATVYMDGKKFVETGGATKYEREKNNQQDFLTSLNLERVDENDDGRADITDYQILDNIDPNKDYNIKVVFDEVGIHKIGLIPRVIDDEFEFIKGKWEFKFTVNGKNIMREIKVYNINKEINIDDEDLKAKIYIKQLRVSPISVKLTYAMNIEQEYPLNDKINDKNIYIELLDQHGNYINVGGGASENEDGSLIEGSLEGNLENNKKLESIKILPYIYYIEKNSDNPKYHHRIEYEDKSISIDLNIEE, encoded by the coding sequence ATGAAAAATAAATATGAATTATTCAATGAAATAAATATGCAAGATGAAGATTATGAAAACTATAAACTTTCTCAGATGGAGAAGGATAATATATTTATTAATGTTTCTAAAAATATTAAATTAGAAAAGAATATACGTAATAAGAAATATAGCAAAATAGCAATAGTAATAATATTATGCTTATCAATTTCAAATGTAGCATTAAATAATGGGAAAGTATGGGCATTAGTAGAGTCTATAGGTAAACAAATAGAAAGTTATTTAGGTAAAAAAGAAAATGAATACACTGGATATAAAATATCAGTAAATCAAGTTTCAGAAGATAAAGGAATAAAACTTAGTTTACACGAAGTATTACTAGATGATGGAAATATATTATTAAGTATGAATTTAGACCATTCAAATTTTGATGAGAGTGGTTTGAAGAAAGGATTATATTTAAATAAAAATTATTACTTGCCAACAGCTACTGTATATATGGATGGAAAGAAGTTTGTAGAGACTGGAGGAGCTACAAAATATGAGAGAGAAAAGAATAATCAACAGGATTTTCTAACTTCACTTAACTTAGAAAGAGTAGATGAAAATGATGATGGTAGAGCTGATATTACTGATTATCAGATACTTGATAATATTGATCCTAATAAAGATTATAATATTAAAGTTGTATTTGATGAGGTTGGAATTCATAAAATTGGTCTTATACCAAGAGTTATAGATGATGAATTTGAATTTATAAAGGGTAAATGGGAATTTAAATTCACTGTTAATGGAAAAAATATTATGAGAGAAATAAAAGTATACAACATAAATAAGGAAATAAATATAGATGATGAAGATTTAAAAGCTAAAATTTATATTAAACAATTAAGAGTTTCTCCTATTTCTGTAAAGTTGACATATGCAATGAATATTGAACAGGAATATCCGTTAAATGATAAAATAAATGATAAAAATATCTATATTGAATTATTAGACCAACATGGAAATTACATAAACGTTGGAGGAGGAGCTAGTGAAAATGAAGATGGAAGTCTTATAGAAGGATCTCTTGAAGGAAATTTAGAAAATAACAAAAAACTTGAAAGTATAAAGATTTTACCATATATCTATTATATAGAAAAAAATTCTGATAATCCTAAGTATCATCATAGAATCGAATATGAAGATAAATCAATAAGTATAGATTTAAATATTGAAGAGTAG
- a CDS encoding sigma-70 family RNA polymerase sigma factor — MEDKIIIKYIKNKKEEGLRLLINTYGDYINTIVKNNLKELSYYHEECINDILLSIWNNINSFDNKKNTLKNWIGVISKYKTIDYKRKYLKESAYESLNDEILVTDNNLLKIEIEEEINRLLDCLKPKDKKVFKEYYIEELDVEIIAKNLKTKPFNIYSRLSRCKKKLRELYK, encoded by the coding sequence TTGGAAGATAAAATTATAATCAAATATATCAAAAATAAAAAAGAAGAAGGATTAAGATTATTAATTAATACTTATGGTGATTACATAAACACAATAGTAAAAAATAATTTAAAAGAACTAAGTTATTATCATGAAGAATGTATAAATGATATCCTATTATCAATTTGGAACAATATCAACAGTTTTGATAATAAAAAGAATACCTTAAAAAATTGGATAGGAGTTATATCAAAGTACAAAACAATAGATTATAAAAGAAAATATTTAAAAGAGAGTGCGTATGAAAGTTTAAATGATGAAATTTTAGTTACAGATAACAACTTACTAAAAATAGAAATAGAAGAAGAAATAAACAGATTATTAGATTGCTTAAAACCTAAAGATAAAAAAGTTTTTAAAGAGTATTATATAGAAGAATTAGATGTAGAAATAATAGCAAAAAATTTAAAAACTAAGCCTTTTAATATTTACAGTAGATTATCTAGGTGCAAGAAAAAATTAAGAGAATTGTACAAATAA
- a CDS encoding PH domain-containing protein, which yields MTIVKLGFFGFKNEGKEHEGFKGFLGANEEIIYSFKGVRDELIFTNKRVIMLNIQGITGKKKEFRFFHYNKINSYAIESSGTFDLDSEVKLVIGSVQYEFELGKGIDVMAIGRLISDSM from the coding sequence ATGACAATAGTAAAATTGGGATTTTTTGGATTTAAAAACGAAGGAAAAGAGCATGAAGGATTTAAAGGTTTTTTAGGGGCTAATGAAGAAATAATATACTCATTCAAAGGTGTAAGAGATGAGCTTATATTCACAAATAAAAGAGTAATAATGCTAAATATTCAAGGAATAACAGGTAAGAAAAAAGAATTTAGATTCTTCCATTACAACAAAATAAATAGCTATGCAATAGAAAGTTCTGGTACTTTTGATTTAGATAGTGAAGTAAAGCTAGTTATAGGTAGTGTTCAATATGAGTTTGAACTAGGAAAAGGAATAGATGTAATGGCTATAGGTAGATTAATAAGTGATTCAATGTAA